From a region of the Halorubrum sp. BV1 genome:
- a CDS encoding type II/IV secretion system ATPase subunit, whose product MRDSQDPEHQGETVNSIVPDADGETTALSTEPNAAAAQDGSVEPVETDDATEQSSAIAPTDPDSKAEISTEILAAVKTSFAQLAEDAYPGRPSEEFIEEEFFDFRYLDEYEEIERYWVNRPFAYVTILYDEDTNTNRYHVVEPDLDEFEEYVREDLIRALRSDLMYKEFEDTSDRAAVFDAEVPRVMEDHAATIADGSLQQLLYYLRRDFVNYGKIDPIMRDRHIEDISCDGAGMPVFVYHHGYRDLRTNLSFGEERLSAYVVRLAQRAGKHLSVADPLADASLPDGSRVQLTLGGEVTTRGSNFTVRKFAEVPFTPIDLINWGTFSLEQMAYLWVAVENNASLLFAGGTGSGKTTSLNAVSMFVPPESKVVSIEDTPEITLPHDNWIQNVTREGVTAGGRGSVGMFDLLQSALRQRPEYLVVGEIRTEPEVALTFFQSIATGHTAYTTFHADSVQGLLSRLENEPLNVPAQMLSNLDIVSIQQQTTQDGTRVRRNRGLVELARDPDDPTSVDTHEVFRRDPSTDTFSQENSSNVLGQIAAERGWTPGRIETALDRREEVLDYLLTEDITAYEDVAQVIQGFIRDRQYILDEVRAGELDPDDIAVMEDDD is encoded by the coding sequence ATGCGTGACAGTCAGGATCCGGAACACCAGGGCGAGACGGTGAACTCCATCGTCCCTGATGCCGACGGCGAAACCACCGCGCTCTCGACTGAGCCGAATGCGGCGGCTGCTCAAGACGGTAGTGTCGAACCAGTCGAGACAGACGACGCGACCGAACAGTCGTCGGCAATCGCCCCGACCGATCCCGACTCGAAGGCAGAGATTAGTACTGAGATTCTAGCGGCGGTCAAAACCTCGTTCGCGCAGCTTGCCGAAGACGCCTATCCGGGGCGCCCGTCTGAGGAGTTTATCGAGGAGGAGTTTTTTGATTTCAGGTATCTTGACGAGTACGAGGAGATCGAGCGGTACTGGGTGAACCGACCGTTTGCGTACGTAACGATTCTTTACGACGAGGATACCAATACGAACCGCTACCATGTGGTCGAACCCGACCTCGACGAGTTCGAGGAGTACGTCCGGGAGGACCTCATCCGAGCGCTCCGGAGCGACCTCATGTACAAAGAGTTCGAGGACACAAGCGATCGTGCGGCCGTCTTCGACGCGGAAGTGCCCCGCGTGATGGAGGACCACGCCGCGACCATCGCGGACGGCTCCCTCCAACAATTGCTCTACTATCTGCGACGCGACTTCGTGAACTACGGCAAGATCGACCCGATCATGCGCGATCGCCACATCGAGGACATCTCCTGTGACGGCGCGGGGATGCCAGTGTTCGTCTACCATCACGGCTACCGCGACCTGCGGACGAATCTCTCCTTCGGCGAGGAGCGCCTGAGCGCGTACGTCGTCCGACTGGCTCAGCGCGCCGGCAAGCACCTCTCTGTCGCCGACCCGCTTGCCGACGCGTCGCTCCCGGACGGCTCCCGGGTACAGTTAACGCTCGGCGGCGAAGTCACGACGAGGGGGTCGAATTTCACGGTGCGGAAGTTCGCGGAGGTGCCGTTCACGCCCATCGACCTCATCAACTGGGGGACGTTCTCACTCGAACAGATGGCGTATCTCTGGGTCGCCGTCGAAAACAACGCCTCGCTGTTGTTCGCCGGCGGCACCGGGTCGGGGAAGACGACAAGTCTCAACGCCGTTTCGATGTTCGTCCCACCTGAGAGCAAGGTCGTTTCCATCGAGGACACTCCCGAAATCACGCTCCCGCACGACAACTGGATACAGAATGTGACTCGCGAGGGCGTGACGGCCGGCGGCCGCGGCTCAGTCGGAATGTTCGACCTCCTGCAGTCGGCACTCCGGCAGCGCCCCGAATACCTCGTCGTCGGTGAAATCCGAACGGAGCCGGAAGTTGCGCTCACGTTCTTCCAGTCGATCGCAACCGGCCACACGGCCTACACCACGTTCCACGCCGACTCGGTGCAAGGCCTGTTGAGTCGACTGGAGAACGAACCGCTGAACGTCCCGGCACAGATGCTGAGCAACCTCGACATCGTCTCGATCCAGCAACAGACGACCCAAGACGGGACGCGCGTCCGACGGAACCGAGGACTCGTCGAGTTAGCTCGCGACCCAGACGATCCGACCAGCGTCGACACACACGAGGTGTTTCGTCGGGATCCGAGCACAGACACGTTCAGCCAGGAGAACAGTTCGAACGTCCTCGGGCAGATCGCCGCCGAGCGGGGCTGGACGCCGGGGCGGATCGAAACCGCGCTGGACCGACGGGAAGAGGTGCTTGACTATCTACTTACAGAGGACATCACGGCCTACGAGGATGTCGCACAGGTAATACAGGGATTCATCCGGGATCGACAGTACATCCTTGACGAGGTGCGAGCCGGCGAACTCGATCCCGACGATATCGCGGTCATGGAGGACGACGATTGA
- a CDS encoding MBL fold metallo-hydrolase, with protein sequence MTEETIHSTWEDWLVTEIERTAPEGVAVWYLGCNGFVVRSTTTTLYIDPYFADANPPGLVRMIPVPMNPDDATECDGVLITHEHIDHMHPPSFGPLLDDGGTLYAPSASYESPDYDGDLRVDSDRREVVAAGDEFSVGDFTVHVRSANDGDAIEPVSYVIEHDSGVFFHGGDSKPATEFTAIGEEFDIDLGVLAVGTTGRVHHAAEDETRPTKWYMTPDEAVEAANALQLDRYLPSHYDMWKGVLADPKSIHESATSYEHPHSLEVVRIGDRVDVSSPGVVPPSSHR encoded by the coding sequence ATGACGGAAGAGACGATCCACTCGACCTGGGAAGACTGGCTCGTGACTGAAATCGAGCGGACCGCCCCCGAGGGGGTCGCGGTCTGGTACCTCGGTTGCAACGGCTTCGTCGTTCGTTCAACGACGACGACACTGTACATCGATCCGTATTTCGCCGACGCGAACCCGCCGGGTCTCGTTCGGATGATCCCCGTCCCGATGAATCCCGACGATGCGACGGAATGTGACGGAGTCCTCATCACGCACGAACACATAGACCATATGCATCCGCCTTCGTTCGGCCCGCTGCTCGACGATGGCGGCACGCTCTATGCGCCGAGCGCGTCGTACGAGTCACCGGACTACGACGGCGATCTGCGGGTCGACAGCGACCGTCGGGAGGTCGTCGCCGCCGGAGACGAGTTCTCCGTCGGTGACTTCACGGTCCACGTCCGAAGCGCGAACGACGGCGACGCGATCGAGCCCGTGTCTTACGTTATCGAGCACGACTCGGGAGTATTCTTCCACGGCGGCGACAGCAAGCCGGCGACGGAATTCACCGCGATCGGCGAAGAATTCGACATCGACCTCGGCGTCCTCGCAGTCGGCACCACCGGGCGCGTCCACCACGCTGCTGAGGACGAAACCCGCCCTACAAAGTGGTATATGACGCCGGACGAGGCCGTCGAGGCGGCGAACGCACTCCAGCTCGATCGGTATCTCCCGTCACACTACGATATGTGGAAGGGCGTCCTGGCCGACCCGAAGTCGATCCACGAATCGGCCACATCTTACGAGCACCCGCACAGCCTCGAAGTCGTGCGCATCGGCGACCGGGTCGACGTGTCATCACCCGGCGTCGTGCCACCGTCGTCCCACCGGTGA
- a CDS encoding sugar ABC transporter substrate-binding protein, with translation MSPDSLKIDLWKAFLNGMEEAAQDFGLTANAQDHGGQLSKQISQIEGAITSGADMVAATAPSDSGVQSLAETAVENGIPFFEYWSMGKWLVPSSVGPEFVQYQIPETYHAGAIPAKILFEEMGGSGNVVVILGPKGHIGSYRYEGFKQAAAEYPDINVLARQYSGGWTRKKGREVMSAFVSNYGDDIDGVYCNNGTLGLGAASILSENDMAIPFTGFDGALSNIEYLQNNGPDSGEPYQVQEQAAPPFWQGGWAVAKGWDWLHGWRPKVPERMMWVRTLTVLNPELDQSKFSDLETRFSTPEKYLSVAYSDGHSPYDWKAMSVHESGDDWDPQHRLVPIRKSEWEQLKWTESNRPSNLEIPDAYDNQELFDQVDQNYRQRNQNGKNPYL, from the coding sequence ATGTCCCCAGACAGCCTGAAAATTGACCTTTGGAAAGCCTTCCTCAACGGGATGGAGGAGGCAGCGCAGGACTTCGGGCTGACAGCGAACGCACAGGATCACGGGGGGCAACTGAGCAAACAGATCTCCCAGATCGAGGGTGCTATCACGAGCGGTGCAGATATGGTTGCGGCGACAGCACCGAGCGACTCCGGCGTCCAATCGCTCGCCGAAACGGCCGTGGAGAACGGCATCCCCTTCTTCGAGTATTGGTCGATGGGCAAGTGGCTAGTGCCCTCGTCCGTCGGTCCGGAGTTCGTCCAATACCAGATTCCGGAGACGTACCACGCGGGAGCGATCCCCGCTAAAATTCTCTTCGAGGAGATGGGCGGATCGGGGAACGTCGTGGTCATTCTCGGTCCGAAGGGCCACATCGGGTCGTACCGCTACGAAGGCTTCAAGCAAGCGGCCGCGGAGTACCCCGATATCAACGTCTTGGCTCGCCAGTACTCCGGCGGGTGGACGCGCAAGAAAGGGCGCGAAGTGATGTCGGCGTTCGTCTCGAACTACGGCGACGACATCGACGGCGTCTACTGCAACAACGGCACTCTGGGACTCGGTGCGGCGTCGATCCTTTCCGAGAACGATATGGCGATCCCGTTCACCGGGTTCGACGGGGCGCTCTCGAACATCGAGTACCTCCAGAACAACGGTCCGGACTCCGGAGAACCGTACCAGGTCCAAGAACAGGCCGCACCGCCCTTCTGGCAGGGCGGCTGGGCGGTCGCCAAGGGATGGGACTGGCTCCACGGGTGGCGGCCGAAGGTTCCGGAACGAATGATGTGGGTGCGGACGCTGACGGTCCTCAACCCCGAGTTGGATCAATCGAAGTTCTCCGACCTCGAAACCCGATTCTCCACGCCGGAAAAATACCTGTCCGTGGCGTATTCCGACGGGCACTCTCCGTACGACTGGAAGGCGATGTCAGTCCACGAGAGCGGCGACGACTGGGACCCCCAGCATCGACTCGTCCCCATTCGGAAGTCCGAGTGGGAGCAGCTCAAGTGGACCGAGTCCAACCGCCCGTCCAACCTCGAGATCCCGGACGCCTACGACAATCAAGAACTCTTCGACCAGGTCGACCAGAACTACCGTCAGCGGAACCAGAACGGTAAGAATCCGTACCTATAA
- a CDS encoding sugar ABC transporter ATP-binding protein, translating to MSANVDTAEQDAITDSDSPVRFRVENIRKEFTNVVALDDVEFELRTGEVVGLVGENGAGKSTLLNILSGIYQQDRGHIYVDGDEVSITSPREASQHGIAIVHQEHNVIPNLSGYENLFLEQFPDYATAGILDSGTLKRDGAEILDTLGIDLDLEKRVANYSFSDRQMLSIAKAFTETVHTDHPIILLDEPTAGLEEDGRDLLFDRIEDLRDQASFVFVSHELDEVLEVSDRIYVLRDGEVVNHLQREAATEDKLQQSMVGREVSEEYYQVSDQHSVKNNESVFSVSNLGSEGHFEDISFELREGEIFGICGVMGSGKSALGRVLSGVKGAETGTIAVNGSAVETGSVHRMVDHGIGYVPKERQSEGTLLYQPLRVNVSLPSIGTELVADKVPGVGTVPWLIDFEKEDEMATDVIEQLNVKTPSIETPLIQLSGGNQQKVVLGKNLQREVSVLVMDNVTRGIDVGAKEEVYRILRQLAEDGVSMVFIADELPELIGLSNRIGVMQEGEMVDIVDAPPEDKPTESELIKKMI from the coding sequence ATGAGTGCGAACGTCGATACGGCCGAACAGGACGCCATAACGGATTCGGACTCTCCGGTGCGATTCCGGGTCGAAAACATCAGGAAGGAATTCACGAACGTGGTCGCGCTTGACGATGTCGAGTTCGAATTGCGGACCGGCGAGGTCGTCGGCCTCGTGGGCGAGAACGGCGCTGGCAAGAGCACCCTGTTGAACATCCTCAGCGGCATCTACCAGCAGGACCGCGGTCATATCTACGTCGACGGCGACGAGGTGTCTATAACGAGCCCTCGTGAGGCGTCCCAACACGGGATTGCCATCGTTCATCAGGAACACAACGTCATTCCGAACCTCTCGGGCTACGAGAACCTCTTCTTGGAGCAGTTCCCCGACTACGCGACCGCGGGCATCCTTGACTCCGGGACGCTCAAACGCGACGGCGCAGAAATTCTGGACACGCTCGGGATCGATCTGGATCTGGAAAAGCGCGTCGCGAATTACTCGTTCAGCGACAGACAGATGCTGAGTATCGCGAAGGCGTTCACGGAGACGGTCCACACCGACCACCCGATAATCCTCCTTGACGAACCGACCGCGGGACTCGAAGAGGATGGTCGCGACCTCCTTTTCGACCGCATCGAAGACCTCCGTGATCAGGCCTCGTTTGTGTTCGTCTCTCACGAACTTGACGAGGTACTCGAGGTCAGCGACCGAATCTACGTCCTCCGGGACGGCGAAGTCGTCAATCACCTCCAGCGGGAAGCCGCCACCGAGGACAAACTCCAACAGAGTATGGTCGGCCGTGAGGTCTCCGAGGAGTACTATCAAGTCTCTGACCAGCACAGCGTCAAGAACAACGAATCCGTCTTCTCGGTGTCGAACCTCGGCAGCGAGGGCCACTTCGAGGACATCTCGTTCGAGCTGCGCGAGGGCGAGATATTCGGCATCTGTGGCGTGATGGGGAGCGGGAAGAGTGCTCTCGGTCGCGTCCTGAGCGGTGTCAAAGGGGCCGAAACGGGAACGATCGCCGTCAACGGATCCGCCGTCGAGACGGGATCTGTCCACCGGATGGTCGATCACGGGATCGGCTACGTACCGAAAGAGCGCCAGTCTGAGGGAACGCTCCTCTACCAGCCGTTGCGTGTCAACGTATCACTACCGAGCATCGGTACGGAACTCGTCGCCGACAAAGTGCCGGGGGTGGGGACGGTCCCGTGGCTCATCGACTTCGAAAAGGAAGACGAGATGGCAACCGACGTCATTGAGCAGCTTAACGTCAAAACACCCAGCATCGAGACGCCGCTCATCCAACTCAGCGGCGGCAACCAACAGAAAGTTGTCCTCGGAAAGAACCTCCAGCGCGAGGTGTCCGTCCTTGTGATGGACAACGTGACCCGCGGCATTGACGTGGGGGCCAAAGAGGAGGTGTATCGTATCCTCCGCCAACTGGCCGAGGATGGCGTCTCGATGGTGTTCATCGCGGACGAACTTCCCGAACTCATCGGCTTGAGTAACCGCATCGGCGTGATGCAAGAAGGTGAGATGGTCGATATCGTTGACGCACCCCCTGAGGACAAGCCGACGGAATCGGAACTAATCAAAAAGATGATTTAA
- a CDS encoding ABC transporter permease, whose amino-acid sequence MLFILMGVFTATSDVFLTYDNLVGNVMMNSMILLFVALAGTFPILQQSIDLSVASIVSLSGVVTALLINNYQFGLLALPVGVLAGTGVGVLNGVVFAKGKIPSFLVTLGSLSVFSGSALLMTGGYSVPFNAQGIRQIAIGRTIPQVPNLVVWGLVVYVLVSLLAWKTTFGRYTYALGENERVADFSGVKVDRYKIGAFVVSGTLCGLAGVLLAARISSATPGMGSGLLLQSIAAIVMGGTALTGGVGGPHRTILGVLVIGVLTNGMNLLSVQSFVQEIILGFVVIFAVAMSMDRDKIDIVK is encoded by the coding sequence ATGTTGTTCATTCTGATGGGCGTGTTCACTGCTACCTCGGACGTGTTTCTAACCTACGACAACCTAGTCGGGAACGTGATGATGAATAGTATGATCCTGCTGTTCGTCGCTCTCGCCGGCACCTTTCCCATCCTTCAGCAGAGCATCGACCTGTCGGTCGCCTCGATCGTCTCGCTGTCTGGCGTCGTCACGGCGTTGCTCATCAACAATTACCAGTTCGGATTGCTCGCGCTCCCGGTGGGCGTCCTCGCGGGGACGGGTGTAGGCGTCCTGAACGGCGTGGTGTTCGCGAAGGGGAAGATTCCCTCCTTCTTGGTCACGCTCGGTTCGCTGTCCGTCTTCAGCGGATCTGCCTTGCTGATGACCGGCGGCTACTCCGTGCCGTTCAACGCGCAGGGAATCCGGCAGATCGCCATTGGCCGCACCATTCCCCAAGTGCCGAACCTCGTCGTTTGGGGGCTTGTCGTGTACGTGTTGGTGTCCCTGTTGGCGTGGAAAACGACGTTCGGTCGCTACACTTACGCCCTCGGGGAAAACGAGCGGGTCGCGGACTTCTCCGGAGTGAAAGTCGACCGCTACAAGATCGGTGCGTTCGTGGTCTCCGGGACGCTCTGTGGTCTCGCCGGTGTCCTGCTGGCCGCACGCATCTCCTCGGCGACGCCGGGGATGGGCAGCGGGCTGCTCCTCCAGTCCATCGCGGCCATCGTGATGGGTGGCACCGCACTGACCGGCGGTGTCGGCGGTCCACACCGAACAATTCTCGGCGTCCTCGTCATCGGCGTCCTGACGAACGGGATGAATCTTTTGAGCGTCCAGTCGTTCGTGCAGGAAATCATCCTAGGATTCGTCGTCATCTTTGCCGTCGCAATGTCGATGGACCGTGACAAGATTGACATCGTGAAATGA
- a CDS encoding cyclase family protein → MSDDTGISEAVGALVDGEVVDLSQTLEEGIPAVPTHARYGHTLYESYERGDVACHYRLTLGEHTGTHIDAPLHFIPEGDAHYDIASVPLERLIGRAATIDVTDIEENSTVSAERIAEWEENHGELEEGDRVLFQFGWDQRWDTGPDGDQYLADWPGLSEEAATYLTDAGVALVGCDTAAIDVAHDESFPAHYELLGNETYIVENLTNLADLPPFSLLVTLPLKIEDGSGSPIRAVAVVD, encoded by the coding sequence ATGAGCGACGACACGGGGATCTCGGAGGCGGTTGGCGCGCTCGTCGACGGGGAGGTCGTCGATCTCTCCCAGACGCTCGAAGAGGGTATCCCCGCCGTTCCAACACACGCCCGGTACGGCCACACGCTGTATGAGTCCTACGAGCGGGGCGACGTCGCCTGCCACTACCGGCTGACGCTCGGCGAGCATACCGGGACCCATATCGACGCCCCTCTCCACTTCATCCCCGAGGGTGATGCACACTACGATATCGCGTCCGTCCCGCTTGAGCGCCTTATCGGTCGGGCGGCCACCATCGACGTCACCGACATCGAGGAGAATTCGACAGTCTCGGCCGAACGCATCGCGGAGTGGGAAGAAAACCACGGGGAACTCGAAGAGGGCGACCGCGTCCTCTTTCAGTTCGGGTGGGACCAGCGCTGGGATACAGGCCCCGACGGTGACCAGTATCTAGCCGACTGGCCGGGGCTCTCGGAAGAGGCGGCAACGTATCTCACCGATGCGGGAGTCGCCCTCGTCGGGTGTGACACCGCCGCCATCGACGTGGCACACGACGAGTCGTTTCCCGCCCACTACGAATTATTGGGGAACGAGACGTACATCGTCGAGAATCTCACGAACCTAGCAGATCTGCCGCCGTTCTCCCTGCTCGTGACTCTGCCCCTCAAAATCGAGGACGGTTCCGGCTCTCCCATCCGAGCTGTCGCCGTCGTCGACTGA
- a CDS encoding aldehyde dehydrogenase family protein produces the protein MTETHYNYVDGEWIAADTGETFAVHNPADRSDVAGEFQESGTADAEAAVEAAAEASEAWAGTPGPERGRVLRAAGQNLADRKDELTETLVREEGKARPEAAGEVQRAIDIFAYYAAKASDIGGTVKSSSSEDTRLYTVNEPVGVAGLITPWNYPIAIPAWKIAPALATGNTIVFKPASQAPGVSRKLVECLDEAGLPDGVLNYVTGPGSKVGKTFSTHEAVDAVSFTGSSAVGDTVGEQANETGKRVQLEMGGKNPAVVMPSADVDEAVDIAVSGAFGVTGQACTATSRAIVHEDVYEEFVEGAVAAAEAIEVGPGLDGAEMGPQVSESELDSTLEYVDIGVDEGATLETGGDEVDAGDGFFVEPAVFSDVEPDMRIAQEEVFGPVLAVIPVGSYEEAVDVANGVRYGLSASIVTQDLSEANRFVEDVDSGVVKVNEKTTGLELHVPFGGVKDSSSETYREQGDAGLDFYTISKTVYMNY, from the coding sequence ATGACGGAAACCCACTACAACTACGTCGATGGCGAATGGATCGCCGCCGACACCGGAGAGACCTTTGCAGTACACAATCCCGCCGACCGCTCGGACGTCGCCGGCGAGTTCCAAGAGTCGGGGACCGCAGACGCCGAGGCGGCCGTCGAAGCCGCTGCCGAGGCCAGTGAGGCGTGGGCCGGCACGCCCGGGCCCGAACGGGGCCGTGTACTGCGGGCCGCCGGACAAAACCTCGCGGACCGCAAGGACGAACTCACCGAGACGCTCGTCCGCGAGGAAGGAAAAGCCCGGCCCGAGGCCGCCGGCGAGGTCCAGCGTGCCATCGACATCTTCGCGTACTACGCCGCGAAGGCGAGCGACATCGGAGGCACGGTTAAGTCCTCAAGCAGCGAGGACACGCGCCTGTATACGGTGAACGAACCGGTCGGTGTTGCAGGGCTCATCACTCCGTGGAACTATCCGATCGCTATCCCGGCGTGGAAGATCGCGCCGGCGCTGGCGACCGGTAATACGATCGTCTTCAAGCCGGCCTCGCAAGCCCCCGGCGTCTCGCGGAAGCTCGTCGAGTGTCTCGACGAAGCCGGACTGCCCGACGGCGTCCTCAACTACGTCACCGGTCCCGGGAGCAAGGTCGGCAAGACCTTCTCGACACACGAGGCGGTCGACGCCGTTTCGTTCACGGGCAGTTCGGCGGTCGGTGACACTGTCGGCGAGCAGGCAAACGAGACCGGCAAGCGGGTCCAACTTGAGATGGGCGGCAAGAACCCCGCGGTCGTGATGCCAAGCGCCGACGTCGACGAGGCCGTCGACATCGCCGTCAGCGGTGCCTTCGGCGTCACCGGACAGGCCTGTACGGCCACCTCACGGGCCATCGTCCACGAGGACGTCTACGAGGAGTTCGTCGAGGGTGCCGTCGCGGCGGCCGAGGCCATCGAGGTCGGTCCGGGCCTAGACGGAGCCGAGATGGGGCCACAGGTCAGTGAAAGCGAACTCGACAGTACCCTCGAGTACGTCGACATCGGCGTCGACGAGGGAGCGACGCTCGAAACCGGTGGCGACGAGGTCGACGCCGGCGACGGATTCTTCGTCGAACCCGCGGTGTTCTCCGACGTCGAGCCCGATATGCGGATCGCACAGGAGGAGGTCTTCGGCCCGGTGCTAGCCGTCATTCCGGTCGGAAGCTACGAGGAGGCAGTCGATGTCGCAAACGGCGTTCGCTACGGTCTCTCGGCCAGCATCGTCACACAGGACCTCTCCGAGGCAAATCGGTTCGTCGAGGACGTCGACTCCGGCGTGGTGAAAGTCAACGAGAAGACCACCGGACTGGAGCTACACGTCCCGTTCGGCGGCGTGAAAGACTCCTCTAGCGAGACCTACCGCGAACAGGGTGACGCCGGGCTCGACTTCTACACCATCTCGAAGACGGTGTACATGAACTACTGA
- a CDS encoding NAD(P)-dependent oxidoreductase, whose protein sequence is MSRAVVTGGLGGAASWVVSSLADRGWDVRSIDFRRPSDPGAGPANVDFRAADLTEQGQTWELISEFDPDYVIHFAAYPNPLGHGGAHVYENNTISTYNVLTGAGNAGADIVWASSETVYGTVFADPSFLPDYFPIDTDHPMRPEDPYGTSKVTGEEIAKMVTRRHDVSVASIRPSWINYPGSYDAATIRENFDMETASLDDDFGVTFHNAAGNFFSYVDIRDVVSLTERAMEVDFDGHEPFMAVAAENLLGVDTVDAVEATYGTLPPEVDIEGDQSAIDYKNAREVLDWEPEHSWHEAEDESVAGPSFV, encoded by the coding sequence ATGTCACGAGCAGTCGTTACTGGCGGTCTCGGTGGCGCGGCGAGTTGGGTCGTCTCTTCGCTCGCAGACCGGGGCTGGGACGTGCGGAGCATCGACTTTCGACGCCCGAGCGATCCGGGCGCAGGGCCCGCAAACGTCGACTTCCGCGCGGCGGACTTGACGGAACAGGGACAGACCTGGGAACTGATCTCGGAGTTTGATCCCGACTACGTCATCCATTTCGCGGCGTATCCGAACCCACTTGGGCACGGGGGCGCACACGTCTACGAGAACAACACGATCAGCACGTACAACGTCCTCACAGGCGCGGGAAACGCCGGTGCGGACATCGTCTGGGCCTCCAGCGAGACGGTGTACGGAACCGTTTTCGCGGACCCGTCCTTCCTCCCGGACTACTTCCCGATCGACACTGACCATCCGATGCGGCCCGAGGACCCGTACGGGACCTCCAAGGTCACCGGCGAGGAGATCGCAAAGATGGTGACTCGGCGTCACGATGTGTCCGTCGCCTCGATCCGCCCGTCGTGGATCAACTATCCCGGAAGCTACGACGCGGCGACGATCCGGGAGAACTTCGATATGGAGACCGCGAGCCTCGACGACGACTTCGGTGTCACCTTCCACAACGCGGCCGGGAACTTCTTCTCCTACGTCGACATCCGCGACGTGGTCTCTCTGACCGAGCGCGCGATGGAGGTTGATTTCGACGGACACGAGCCGTTCATGGCCGTCGCAGCGGAGAATCTGCTCGGCGTGGATACCGTCGACGCCGTCGAAGCCACGTACGGTACCCTCCCGCCCGAGGTCGACATCGAGGGTGACCAGTCGGCGATCGATTACAAGAACGCTCGCGAGGTCCTCGACTGGGAGCCCGAACACTCCTGGCACGAGGCCGAAGACGAGTCCGTCGCCGGCCCGAGCTTCGTCTGA
- a CDS encoding SDR family oxidoreductase: MTERPSQQTDPLDGQAAVVTGASSGIGAEIARVLAEDGADVAIAARRTEKLESVAETIRSETDAEVEVVTTDVTDSDAVAALVEATVERFGRLDVAVCNAGLAVDEPVAELTDEEYGLMRGVNVDGMFYTAREAIPHLKETAGHLVFMGSMSGNHPRPANPVYAATKWWTRGFAISLQASLGEDDVAVSSINPTEVRTEFGSESGTPSKEAFEPGEVTEAIEVADAVAYAVRQESPNSITSLDLYRRDKISHF, translated from the coding sequence ATGACGGAACGACCGAGTCAACAGACGGACCCATTGGACGGACAGGCGGCAGTCGTGACCGGCGCGAGTTCCGGTATCGGCGCCGAGATTGCGCGCGTTCTCGCCGAGGACGGCGCTGACGTGGCTATCGCGGCCCGGCGCACGGAGAAACTGGAGTCGGTCGCGGAGACGATCAGGTCGGAGACGGACGCCGAAGTCGAAGTCGTCACGACTGACGTGACCGACTCCGACGCCGTTGCGGCGCTCGTCGAGGCCACGGTCGAACGCTTCGGTCGGCTCGACGTCGCGGTGTGTAACGCCGGCCTTGCGGTCGACGAGCCGGTCGCCGAACTGACCGACGAGGAGTACGGGCTGATGCGCGGCGTCAACGTCGACGGGATGTTTTACACCGCGCGCGAGGCGATCCCTCACCTGAAGGAGACGGCCGGACACCTCGTGTTCATGGGAAGCATGTCGGGCAACCATCCACGACCGGCCAACCCGGTCTACGCCGCGACGAAGTGGTGGACACGCGGCTTCGCGATCAGTCTCCAAGCCAGCCTCGGCGAGGATGACGTCGCAGTCTCCTCGATCAACCCGACCGAGGTCCGAACGGAGTTCGGCTCCGAAAGCGGAACGCCCTCGAAGGAGGCGTTCGAGCCCGGCGAGGTCACCGAAGCCATCGAGGTGGCCGACGCCGTGGCCTACGCCGTCCGTCAGGAGTCGCCGAACTCGATCACGTCGTTGGACCTCTATCGGCGCGACAAGATCTCGCACTTCTGA